Proteins from one Mesorhizobium sp. M9A.F.Ca.ET.002.03.1.2 genomic window:
- a CDS encoding Kazal-type serine protease inhibitor, translating into MKFLAAIFSRQGFTILLLSAVLAACTAVVVDEGPGYRPPRPGPQYCTRQYDPVCARRGGDRQTFANACLAERAGYRIIRGGQCRDDGGYGEEQTFCTREYAPVCASRRGRLRTFPNACEARAADYRIVDNGPC; encoded by the coding sequence ATGAAGTTTCTTGCGGCAATCTTCTCGCGGCAGGGTTTTACCATCCTGTTGCTGTCGGCAGTTCTTGCAGCTTGTACCGCGGTGGTGGTGGATGAAGGACCGGGGTACCGCCCGCCAAGGCCCGGGCCGCAATACTGCACCAGGCAGTATGATCCGGTCTGCGCCCGGCGCGGTGGCGACCGCCAGACCTTCGCCAATGCCTGCCTTGCCGAGCGGGCTGGGTACCGCATCATCCGCGGCGGCCAGTGCCGCGACGACGGCGGTTATGGCGAGGAGCAGACGTTCTGCACGCGCGAGTATGCCCCGGTCTGTGCAAGCCGCCGGGGCCGGCTGCGCACCTTCCCCAACGCATGCGAGGCCCGCGCCGCCGACTATCGCATCGTCGACAATGGTCCCTGCTGA
- a CDS encoding MBL fold metallo-hydrolase, producing the protein MGQLNAGIVPVTAFQQNCTILFDMDDRQGVVVDPGGDIDKVLAALKDNAIDAGAIWITHGHIDHAGGAMELKEALGIEIIGPHEADRPLLANLENQAKRYGITDPVRNCVPDRFLSEGETVSFGQHAFEVFHCPGHAPGHVVYYNRAAKFAHVGDVLFRGSVGRTDLPGGDHAALIASIKDKHLPLGDDIGFICGHGPGGRFGEERRTNPFLI; encoded by the coding sequence ATGGGTCAGCTCAATGCCGGTATCGTGCCGGTCACGGCCTTCCAGCAAAACTGCACCATCCTCTTCGACATGGACGACAGACAAGGCGTCGTCGTCGATCCGGGCGGCGACATCGACAAGGTGCTGGCAGCGCTGAAGGACAATGCGATCGACGCCGGCGCGATCTGGATCACGCATGGTCATATCGACCATGCCGGCGGCGCGATGGAGTTGAAGGAGGCGCTTGGCATCGAAATCATCGGCCCGCACGAAGCCGATCGTCCATTGCTCGCCAATCTCGAGAACCAGGCGAAACGCTACGGCATCACCGATCCCGTGCGCAACTGCGTGCCCGACCGCTTTCTCAGCGAAGGCGAGACCGTCTCGTTCGGCCAGCACGCGTTCGAGGTCTTTCATTGCCCCGGCCACGCGCCCGGCCATGTCGTCTACTACAATCGTGCCGCGAAGTTCGCCCATGTCGGCGACGTATTGTTCCGCGGCTCAGTCGGGCGCACCGATCTGCCGGGTGGCGACCACGCCGCGCTGATCGCCTCGATCAAGGACAAGCACTTGCCGCTCGGCGACGACATCGGCTTCATCTGCGGCCATGGTCCCGGCGGCCGCTTCGGCGAGGAGCGCCGGACCAATCCATTTCTCATCTGA
- a CDS encoding BA14K family protein, whose protein sequence is MNRIFKTAILSAAIVATTLATLPAASAGEWRHHRHHHRGNGDAIAAGVLGLAAGALIVGALNNPQPSYYDPGYDDYNRYPRQAPVRRYYAQPRVVYNDGYAEPWTRGWYEYCSDRYRTFNARTGTFTGYDGEQHFCTAN, encoded by the coding sequence ATGAACCGAATTTTCAAGACCGCTATCCTGTCAGCCGCGATTGTCGCGACCACGCTTGCGACCTTGCCGGCGGCCAGCGCTGGTGAGTGGCGCCACCACCGGCACCACCATCGTGGCAATGGCGACGCGATCGCGGCAGGCGTCCTTGGCCTCGCGGCCGGCGCCCTGATCGTTGGCGCGCTCAACAACCCGCAGCCCAGCTACTACGATCCCGGCTATGACGATTACAATCGCTACCCGCGGCAGGCCCCGGTGCGCCGCTACTACGCCCAACCGCGGGTCGTCTACAATGACGGCTACGCCGAGCCTTGGACCCGTGGCTGGTATGAATACTGTTCGGACCGCTATCGCACGTTCAATGCCCGCACCGGCACGTTCACCGGCTATGACGGCGAACAGCATTTCTGCACCGCCAACTAG
- a CDS encoding branched-chain amino acid aminotransferase — protein MTSVPFDQMDGFIWMNGEFVEWANAKIHVLTHGLHYASAVFEGERAYGGEIFKLTDHSERLHESARLLGFKIPYSVAEIDDACRTLLKKQGFQDAYVRPIAWRGSEQMGVSAQNNRINCAIAIWQWPSYFDPAQKLKGIRLDLAEWRRPDPRTAPSKSKAAGLYMICTMSKHAAEAKGYADAMMLDWRGQVAEATGANIFFVKDGKIHTPTPDCFLDGITRRAVIGLAKDRGFEVIERAIMPEELEGFQQCFLTGTAAEVTPVSEIGPYRFEVGEIAKTLMNDYSAAVQPNHAIAAE, from the coding sequence ATGACATCCGTTCCCTTTGACCAAATGGATGGCTTTATCTGGATGAACGGCGAGTTCGTCGAATGGGCCAACGCCAAGATCCACGTGCTGACCCATGGTCTGCACTACGCCAGCGCGGTGTTCGAGGGCGAGCGCGCCTATGGCGGCGAAATTTTCAAACTAACCGACCACAGCGAGCGCCTGCATGAATCGGCACGCCTGCTCGGCTTCAAGATTCCCTATTCGGTCGCCGAGATCGACGACGCCTGCCGTACGCTGTTGAAAAAACAGGGGTTCCAGGATGCCTATGTCCGGCCGATCGCCTGGCGCGGCAGCGAACAGATGGGCGTTTCGGCGCAAAACAACCGGATCAACTGCGCCATCGCCATCTGGCAGTGGCCGAGCTATTTCGATCCGGCACAGAAGCTGAAGGGCATCCGTCTCGATCTGGCCGAATGGCGCCGCCCCGATCCGCGCACCGCGCCGTCGAAATCGAAGGCTGCCGGCCTCTACATGATCTGCACCATGTCCAAGCATGCGGCCGAAGCCAAGGGCTATGCCGACGCCATGATGCTCGACTGGCGTGGCCAGGTTGCGGAAGCGACGGGCGCCAACATCTTCTTCGTCAAGGACGGCAAGATCCACACACCCACGCCCGATTGCTTCCTCGACGGCATCACCCGCCGTGCGGTCATCGGTCTTGCCAAGGATCGCGGCTTCGAGGTGATCGAGCGCGCCATCATGCCGGAAGAGCTCGAAGGCTTCCAGCAGTGCTTCCTCACCGGGACGGCGGCCGAGGTGACGCCGGTTTCCGAGATCGGCCCGTACCGATTCGAGGTGGGTGAAATCGCCAAGACATTGATGAACGACTATTCTGCGGCCGTTCAACCCAACCACGCGATCGCCGCAGAATAA
- a CDS encoding ABC-F family ATP-binding cassette domain-containing protein encodes MAMISLKSLGVTMSAPLFSNLDLTIGAGDRLGIVAANGRGKSTLLKCLTGEMEPTSGDIIRTRGLRVGHVEQAVPAELAERSFHQVVADALPAEQVESELWRVDVVLDSLDVPEPMRERPMRALSGGWQRLALIARVWVTDPDVLLLDEPTNHLDLAKIGQLETWLNALPREVPVVVASHDRAFLDATTNRTLFLRPEQSPVFSLPYSRARDALSEVDASTERKFQRDMKVAQQLRRQAAKLNNIGINSGSDLLTVKTKQLNQRAERLEEAAAAAHREKSAGAIKLANRGTHAKVLITLDDVAVETPDGMLLFRTGKRHICQGDRIVLLGRNGVGKSWLIGLIRNAIVEPDRAAHRVKVTPSTVLGYSDQALSGISGDDTPLAMLSRRFDVGEQRARSLLAGAGVSVEMQGRRIGVLSGGQKARLMMLALRLANPNFYLLDEPTNHLDIDGQEALETELLAHEASCVLASHDRSFIRAIGNRFWLIERRRLTEVDDPEDFFREVAGTGG; translated from the coding sequence ATGGCAATGATCAGCCTGAAGTCCCTCGGCGTCACCATGAGTGCGCCGCTCTTCTCCAACCTCGACCTCACCATCGGCGCCGGCGACCGGCTCGGCATCGTCGCCGCCAACGGCCGCGGCAAGTCCACTTTGCTGAAGTGCCTGACCGGCGAAATGGAGCCGACATCAGGCGACATCATCCGCACGCGCGGCCTGCGCGTCGGCCATGTCGAGCAAGCCGTTCCCGCTGAACTGGCCGAACGCAGCTTCCATCAGGTGGTGGCCGACGCCTTGCCGGCCGAGCAAGTCGAAAGCGAGCTGTGGCGCGTCGACGTGGTGCTCGACTCCCTCGACGTACCTGAGCCGATGCGTGAACGGCCGATGCGGGCCTTGAGCGGCGGCTGGCAAAGGCTGGCGCTGATCGCCCGCGTCTGGGTCACCGATCCCGACGTCCTGCTTCTCGACGAGCCGACCAACCATCTCGACCTCGCCAAGATCGGTCAGCTCGAAACCTGGCTGAACGCGCTGCCGCGCGAGGTGCCGGTGGTAGTCGCCAGCCACGACCGGGCATTCCTCGACGCGACGACCAACCGGACGCTGTTCCTGCGCCCGGAACAGTCGCCGGTGTTCTCGCTGCCCTATTCGCGGGCACGCGATGCGTTGAGCGAAGTCGACGCCTCGACGGAGCGCAAGTTCCAGCGCGACATGAAGGTGGCGCAGCAATTGCGCCGGCAGGCGGCCAAGCTCAACAACATCGGCATCAATTCGGGCAGCGACCTCCTGACGGTCAAGACCAAGCAGCTCAACCAGCGGGCGGAGCGGCTGGAAGAAGCAGCAGCAGCCGCGCACCGCGAGAAATCAGCGGGCGCGATCAAGCTCGCCAATCGCGGCACCCATGCGAAGGTGCTGATCACGCTCGACGATGTGGCGGTTGAAACGCCCGATGGCATGCTGCTGTTCAGGACCGGCAAGCGCCACATCTGCCAGGGCGACCGCATCGTGCTGCTCGGCCGCAACGGCGTCGGCAAGTCATGGCTGATCGGCCTGATCAGGAACGCCATCGTCGAACCGGACAGGGCGGCGCACCGCGTGAAGGTGACGCCGTCGACGGTGCTCGGCTACAGCGACCAGGCGCTGTCGGGCATCAGCGGCGACGACACGCCGCTGGCGATGCTCTCGCGCAGATTCGATGTCGGCGAGCAGCGCGCCCGTTCACTGCTGGCCGGTGCTGGCGTCAGCGTCGAGATGCAGGGTCGCAGGATCGGCGTGCTGTCGGGCGGGCAGAAGGCGCGGCTGATGATGCTGGCGCTCAGGCTCGCCAATCCCAATTTCTACCTGCTCGACGAGCCGACCAACCATCTCGACATTGACGGCCAGGAAGCGCTGGAAACGGAACTGCTCGCTCATGAGGCAAGCTGCGTGCTCGCCTCGCACGACCGCTCCTTCATCAGGGCGATCGGCAACCGCTTCTGGCTGATCGAAAGGCGGCGGCTGACCGAGGTCGACGACCCGGAGGATTTTTTCCGGGAGGTCGCCGGGACGGGTGGCTGA
- a CDS encoding MarR family transcriptional regulator, translated as MTDRSHPAGKPIRTAISDEDGIDFAIIELFFFAYRDFTSDPDQILSDYGFGRAHHRVLHFVNRRPGLTVAELLDVLKITKQSLARVLKQLIDTDHVVQLQGPRDRRQRELYPTAKGRALALALARPQSRRIHAALEDSGATERALIERFLEAMVNPELRAQIETVPTKMSGKSHGDH; from the coding sequence ATGACCGATCGTAGCCACCCAGCCGGAAAACCGATCAGGACGGCGATCTCCGACGAGGATGGCATCGACTTTGCCATCATCGAATTGTTCTTCTTCGCCTATCGCGATTTTACCTCCGATCCGGACCAGATCCTGTCCGATTATGGCTTCGGCCGCGCCCATCATCGGGTTCTGCATTTCGTCAACCGCAGGCCGGGCCTGACGGTCGCCGAACTCCTCGATGTGCTGAAGATCACCAAGCAGAGCCTGGCGCGCGTGCTCAAGCAACTGATCGACACCGACCATGTCGTCCAGTTGCAGGGTCCGCGCGACCGCCGCCAGCGCGAACTCTATCCGACGGCCAAAGGTCGCGCCCTGGCCCTAGCGCTGGCACGGCCACAGTCGCGCCGCATCCATGCTGCATTGGAAGATTCCGGAGCCACCGAACGCGCCTTGATCGAACGTTTCCTGGAAGCGATGGTCAATCCGGAACTAAGGGCGCAGATCGAAACTGTGCCAACAAAAATGTCAGGGAAAAGCCATGGAGACCATTGA
- a CDS encoding sulfotransferase has translation MQQALQLHQAGRRQEAEMLYRQVLAQKANHAAAAHFLGLLLHQTGRSAEGLDLLEQSVRLQPKNPDFLNNFGTVMRDLGRVAAAIDFFRGAVDIRPDQLAARDNLSSSLKQMGQFEGAEEIYRGTIGRNPFHVRARIGLAETLQEAGRLDEALTVFREALAIRPKDADLLHGLGVGLMEKGSLAEAAEHFRQALAVDPGMARAWLMLTQVKRQQERDAELAGMEAQHAKAPEGSLARMQLSFGLGKANDDLKDYGRAFDYFSEGNAIRRKGIDYDAGRTRAEFEAMKAVFDKAFFDEHRPSGIADDTPIFVVGMPRSGTTLVEQIIASHPQVYGAGELGILKTAVGKQFPPGMKGGFPQGIADMSDKVYAEAGQAYLDLLHARYPGFRHVTDKMPGNFLLVGFIHLMLPKAKIIHCARDAAATCLSIYKVHFRGDSHRYGYDLGELADFHNLYTDIMAHWHSVLPGVVHDVRYEDFVADQEGQTRALLAHLGLPWDDAVLSFHETNRPVRTASAAQVRQPMYKGSVDLWKRYGDRLKPLLDRLN, from the coding sequence GTGCAGCAGGCGCTGCAACTGCATCAGGCCGGGCGCCGGCAGGAAGCCGAGATGCTCTACCGGCAGGTGCTTGCGCAAAAGGCCAATCACGCGGCGGCGGCGCATTTCCTCGGGCTTCTGCTGCACCAGACCGGGCGCAGCGCCGAAGGGCTCGATCTCCTCGAACAGTCGGTGCGCCTGCAACCCAAGAATCCGGATTTCCTCAACAATTTCGGCACAGTTATGCGCGATCTCGGCCGCGTCGCGGCGGCCATCGATTTCTTCCGCGGCGCGGTGGATATCCGGCCGGACCAGCTCGCGGCGCGCGACAATCTCAGCTCCTCGCTGAAGCAAATGGGACAGTTCGAGGGCGCGGAGGAGATCTATCGCGGCACCATCGGCCGCAATCCGTTCCATGTCCGCGCCCGCATCGGGCTTGCCGAAACGCTGCAGGAGGCCGGGCGGCTCGACGAGGCGCTCACCGTCTTCCGCGAAGCATTGGCGATCCGGCCGAAGGACGCCGATTTGCTGCACGGGCTGGGCGTCGGACTGATGGAGAAGGGCAGCCTCGCTGAAGCTGCGGAGCATTTCCGCCAGGCGCTGGCGGTCGATCCCGGCATGGCCAGGGCCTGGCTGATGCTCACTCAGGTCAAGCGCCAGCAGGAGCGCGACGCTGAGCTTGCCGGGATGGAGGCGCAGCACGCCAAGGCGCCCGAAGGCAGCCTGGCGCGGATGCAGCTTTCGTTCGGCCTCGGCAAGGCCAATGACGATCTGAAGGATTATGGCCGTGCCTTCGACTATTTCTCCGAAGGCAATGCGATCCGCCGCAAGGGCATCGACTATGATGCGGGCAGGACGCGCGCCGAGTTCGAAGCGATGAAGGCGGTGTTCGACAAGGCGTTCTTCGACGAGCACAGACCGAGCGGGATAGCCGACGACACACCGATCTTCGTCGTCGGCATGCCGCGCTCCGGCACCACGCTGGTCGAACAGATCATAGCCAGCCATCCCCAGGTCTATGGTGCGGGCGAGCTCGGCATATTGAAGACGGCGGTGGGAAAACAGTTTCCGCCGGGCATGAAGGGCGGCTTTCCCCAGGGGATCGCCGACATGTCCGACAAGGTCTATGCCGAGGCCGGCCAAGCCTATCTAGACCTGCTGCACGCCCGCTATCCGGGTTTCCGGCACGTCACCGACAAGATGCCCGGCAATTTCCTTTTGGTCGGCTTCATCCACCTGATGCTGCCCAAGGCCAAGATCATCCACTGCGCGCGCGATGCGGCGGCGACGTGCCTGTCGATCTACAAGGTGCATTTCCGCGGCGACAGCCACCGCTATGGCTACGACCTCGGCGAGCTCGCCGATTTTCACAATCTCTACACCGACATCATGGCGCATTGGCATTCCGTCTTGCCTGGTGTCGTGCACGATGTGCGCTACGAGGATTTCGTCGCCGACCAGGAAGGGCAGACGCGGGCGCTGCTCGCCCATCTCGGTCTGCCATGGGACGATGCGGTGCTGTCGTTCCACGAGACCAACCGGCCGGTGCGCACGGCCTCGGCGGCGCAGGTGCGCCAGCCGATGTATAAGGGCTCGGTCGATCTGTGGAAACGCTATGGCGACCGGCTCAAGCCGCTGCTGGACAGGCTGAACTAG
- a CDS encoding cold-shock protein: MPQTGTVKFFNHAKGFGFITPDDGAKDVFVHISAVQASGLPGLEDGQKVTFDTEPDKRGKGPKAVNLSIG, encoded by the coding sequence ATGCCGCAGACCGGCACCGTCAAATTCTTCAATCATGCCAAAGGCTTCGGCTTCATCACGCCGGATGATGGCGCGAAGGATGTCTTCGTCCATATTTCGGCCGTGCAGGCGTCGGGTCTTCCCGGTCTTGAGGATGGGCAGAAGGTAACATTCGACACCGAGCCGGACAAGCGCGGCAAGGGTCCGAAAGCCGTCAACCTGTCGATCGGCTAA
- the uvrB gene encoding excinuclease ABC subunit UvrB, producing MAKLPDKNTPPPARDDRASPPKRRSPLTDFLDASEPLHKGGFAEAPQAEFSGAPLTGSIADWAEQIEQEAEKEGRQVVSDKNGGKDGGKSPKAAKKIPGRSASPGRTARGTSMGGAASARERTAAGLNPVAGLDISLEEAETMASGGVTATVAALSALIESGNPLHKDGVLWTPHRPARPEKSEGGIAIRMVSDFEPAGDQPTAIKDLVEGVDDNDRTQVLLGVTGSGKTFTMAKVIEETQRPALILAPNKTLAAQLYSEFKKFFPENAVEYFVSYYDYYQPEAYVPRTDTFIEKESSINEQIDRMRHSATRSLLERDDVIIVASVSCIYGIGSVETYTAMTFQMQIGDRLDQRALLADLVAQQYKRQDVNFVRGSFRVRGDTIEIFPAHLEDRAWRISLFGDEIEAITEFDPLTGQKTGELKSVKIYANSHYVTPRPTLNQAIKSIREELKHRLQELERAGRLLEAQRLEQRTRFDLEMLEATGSCAGIENYSRYLTGRQPGDPPPTLFEYIPDNALVFVDESHVTVPQIGGMYRGDFRRKATLAEYGFRLPSCMDNRPLRFEEWDAMRPLSIAVSATPGGWEMEQSGGVFAEQVIRPTGLIDPPVEVRPAKTQVDDVVGEIRDTTKAGYRTLVTVLTKRMAEDLTEYLHEQGIRVRYMHSDIDTLERIEILRDLRLGAFDVLVGINLLREGLDIPECGFVAILDADKEGFLRSETSLIQTIGRAARNVDGKVILYADQVTGSMERAMAETNRRREKQMEWNAANGITPESVKSRISDILDSVYEKDHVRADISQFTDSAGAMMGNNLKAHLDAMDKQMRDAAANLDFEKAARIRDEIKRLREMELSISDDPLAKYADMESPVSGREKGKHNKGRAVHRTVDDDGKSLFRKPHLDEMGADGAVPVKKPLFAKPSLDAMGPGTDMQTPAGAVSRSLFKKQSAEEAHGSDFGIPGEPTKRLFKKNSLDEMTVRRTEKPVEGKVPAKPQPIFPIVGQMPSGGKEGRTEGGAKERDDSAKPIVRQRSGIGSYEDPADARREKRRPGKTGRPGR from the coding sequence ATGGCCAAACTTCCCGATAAAAACACGCCGCCACCGGCGCGTGACGATCGCGCTTCGCCGCCCAAGCGGCGCAGCCCGCTGACCGATTTCCTCGATGCGTCCGAGCCGCTGCACAAGGGCGGCTTCGCCGAGGCGCCGCAGGCCGAATTCTCCGGCGCGCCGCTGACCGGTTCGATCGCCGATTGGGCCGAGCAGATCGAGCAGGAAGCCGAGAAGGAAGGACGCCAAGTCGTTTCCGACAAGAATGGTGGCAAGGACGGCGGCAAATCGCCGAAGGCGGCGAAAAAAATCCCCGGGCGCTCCGCCTCCCCCGGCCGCACGGCACGCGGCACCTCGATGGGTGGCGCGGCGTCGGCCAGGGAGCGCACCGCGGCGGGCCTCAACCCGGTCGCCGGCCTCGATATCTCGTTGGAAGAAGCCGAGACCATGGCCTCCGGCGGCGTCACCGCCACCGTCGCCGCGCTGTCGGCGCTGATCGAATCCGGCAATCCGCTGCACAAGGACGGCGTGCTGTGGACGCCGCACCGCCCGGCCCGGCCGGAAAAATCCGAAGGCGGCATCGCCATCAGGATGGTGTCTGATTTCGAGCCGGCGGGCGACCAGCCGACGGCAATCAAGGATCTGGTCGAAGGCGTCGACGACAACGACCGCACTCAGGTGCTGCTCGGCGTCACCGGCTCGGGAAAGACCTTCACCATGGCCAAGGTGATCGAGGAGACGCAGCGCCCCGCCTTGATCCTCGCCCCCAACAAGACGCTCGCCGCGCAGCTCTATTCCGAGTTCAAGAAATTCTTTCCGGAAAACGCCGTCGAGTATTTCGTCTCCTACTACGACTACTATCAGCCGGAAGCCTATGTGCCCCGTACCGATACCTTCATCGAGAAGGAATCCTCGATCAACGAGCAGATCGACCGCATGCGCCATTCGGCGACGCGCTCGCTGCTGGAGCGCGACGACGTCATCATCGTTGCCTCGGTGTCCTGCATCTACGGTATCGGCTCGGTCGAGACCTACACGGCGATGACCTTCCAGATGCAGATCGGCGACCGGCTCGACCAGCGCGCGCTGCTCGCCGACCTCGTCGCGCAGCAATACAAGCGGCAGGACGTCAACTTCGTCCGCGGCTCGTTCCGCGTGCGCGGCGACACGATCGAGATTTTTCCGGCCCACCTTGAGGACCGCGCCTGGCGCATCTCGCTGTTCGGCGACGAGATCGAGGCGATCACCGAGTTCGACCCGCTCACCGGCCAGAAGACCGGCGAGCTGAAAAGCGTCAAGATCTACGCCAATTCGCACTATGTCACGCCGCGCCCGACGCTGAACCAGGCCATCAAGTCGATCAGGGAAGAGCTGAAGCATCGCCTGCAGGAGCTCGAACGGGCCGGCCGCCTGCTCGAGGCGCAGCGGCTGGAACAGCGCACCCGCTTCGACCTGGAGATGCTGGAAGCGACCGGCTCCTGCGCCGGCATCGAGAACTATTCGCGCTATCTCACCGGCCGCCAGCCGGGCGATCCGCCGCCGACGCTGTTCGAGTACATCCCCGATAACGCGCTGGTCTTCGTCGACGAAAGCCATGTCACCGTACCGCAGATCGGCGGCATGTACCGCGGCGACTTTCGCCGCAAGGCGACGCTGGCGGAATACGGCTTCCGCCTGCCGTCCTGCATGGACAACCGGCCGCTGCGCTTCGAGGAATGGGACGCCATGCGCCCGCTTTCCATCGCGGTTTCGGCGACGCCCGGCGGCTGGGAGATGGAACAGTCCGGCGGCGTCTTCGCCGAGCAGGTCATCCGCCCGACCGGCCTGATCGACCCGCCGGTCGAGGTGCGCCCGGCCAAGACCCAGGTCGACGATGTCGTCGGCGAAATCCGCGACACGACAAAAGCCGGCTACCGCACGCTGGTCACCGTGCTGACCAAGCGCATGGCCGAGGATTTGACCGAGTACCTGCACGAGCAGGGCATCCGCGTCCGCTACATGCATTCCGACATCGACACGCTGGAGCGCATCGAGATCCTGCGCGACCTGCGCCTCGGCGCCTTCGACGTGCTGGTCGGCATCAATTTGCTGCGCGAAGGCCTCGACATCCCCGAATGCGGTTTCGTCGCCATCCTCGATGCCGACAAGGAGGGCTTCCTGCGCTCCGAAACCTCGCTGATCCAGACCATCGGCCGCGCCGCGCGCAATGTCGATGGCAAGGTCATCCTCTATGCCGACCAGGTCACCGGCTCGATGGAGCGGGCGATGGCCGAGACCAACCGCCGTCGCGAAAAGCAGATGGAATGGAACGCGGCCAACGGCATCACCCCGGAATCGGTCAAGTCGCGCATCTCCGACATCCTCGACTCGGTCTACGAGAAGGACCATGTCCGCGCCGACATCTCGCAGTTCACCGACAGCGCCGGCGCGATGATGGGCAACAATCTGAAAGCCCATCTCGACGCGATGGACAAGCAGATGCGCGACGCCGCCGCCAATCTCGACTTCGAGAAGGCCGCCCGCATCCGCGACGAGATCAAGCGGCTGCGCGAGATGGAACTGTCCATCTCCGACGACCCACTGGCCAAATATGCCGACATGGAAAGCCCGGTTTCGGGCCGCGAAAAGGGCAAGCACAACAAGGGCCGCGCGGTGCACCGGACGGTCGACGATGACGGCAAGAGTCTCTTCCGCAAGCCGCATCTCGACGAGATGGGCGCCGACGGCGCCGTGCCGGTCAAGAAGCCGCTCTTCGCCAAACCCTCGCTCGACGCCATGGGTCCGGGCACCGATATGCAGACTCCAGCCGGGGCGGTATCGCGCTCGCTGTTCAAGAAACAATCAGCCGAGGAGGCGCACGGTTCCGATTTCGGCATTCCCGGAGAGCCGACCAAGCGCCTGTTCAAGAAGAACTCGCTCGACGAGATGACGGTGCGCCGGACCGAAAAGCCTGTTGAGGGAAAAGTGCCGGCCAAGCCACAGCCGATCTTCCCCATTGTGGGGCAGATGCCAAGTGGTGGCAAAGAGGGCAGGACAGAGGGGGGCGCGAAGGAACGCGACGATTCCGCGAAGCCAATCGTCCGCCAGCGCAGTGGTATCGGCTCCTACGAGGATCCGGCCGACGCCCGCCGTGAGAAGCGCCGTCCCGGCAAGACAGGGCGGCCTGGACGGTAG
- a CDS encoding cold-shock protein, giving the protein MAQTGTVKFFNATKGFGFITPDDGAKDVFVHISAIEASGLRTLVDGQKVTFDVEPDRMGKGPKAVNLRAD; this is encoded by the coding sequence ATGGCCCAGACCGGCACCGTTAAATTCTTCAACGCTACCAAAGGCTTCGGCTTCATCACGCCAGATGACGGCGCCAAGGACGTGTTCGTCCACATCTCCGCGATCGAGGCTTCGGGCCTGCGCACGCTCGTCGATGGCCAGAAGGTCACCTTCGACGTCGAGCCCGACCGCATGGGCAAGGGACCGAAGGCGGTCAATCTCCGCGCGGACTGA
- a CDS encoding glyoxalase/bleomycin resistance/extradiol dioxygenase family protein, which produces MNDQPQTQPAAKVLGGLTPYLQLDGAFKASEFYQKAFGAEQVFFYPPDEKGRTMHIHLHINGSTLMISDFYPEHGMAAVKPQGFTMQLHLRSDDIDAWWQRAVDAGCKVGTPLQVMFWGDRWGQLTDPFGVEWAMNAPVKKA; this is translated from the coding sequence ATGAACGATCAGCCCCAAACCCAGCCTGCCGCGAAAGTCCTCGGCGGATTGACGCCCTACCTTCAACTGGACGGCGCGTTCAAGGCTTCAGAATTCTATCAGAAGGCCTTCGGCGCCGAGCAGGTCTTCTTCTACCCGCCGGATGAGAAGGGGCGGACGATGCACATCCATCTCCACATCAACGGTTCGACCTTGATGATTTCCGACTTCTATCCCGAGCACGGAATGGCCGCGGTGAAGCCGCAGGGCTTCACCATGCAGCTGCATCTGCGCAGCGACGATATCGACGCCTGGTGGCAGCGGGCCGTCGACGCCGGCTGCAAAGTCGGCACGCCGCTGCAGGTGATGTTCTGGGGCGACCGCTGGGGTCAGCTGACCGATCCGTTCGGCGTCGAGTGGGCGATGAACGCGCCGGTGAAAAAGGCATAG
- a CDS encoding DUF1428 family protein, protein MSYVDGFVLAVPKANLDAYKKMAQTGGTVWMEHGALAYVECIGDDVPYGELTSFPRAVQAKDDEIVVFSWVVYESRQSRDAVMAKVMADPRMDSDWSAMPFDAKRMIFGGFQPFMEL, encoded by the coding sequence ATGTCCTATGTCGATGGTTTCGTTCTCGCCGTACCCAAGGCAAATCTCGATGCCTACAAGAAAATGGCGCAGACAGGCGGCACTGTCTGGATGGAGCATGGCGCGCTCGCCTATGTCGAATGCATCGGCGACGACGTGCCCTACGGCGAACTGACCTCGTTCCCGCGCGCCGTGCAGGCCAAGGACGACGAAATCGTCGTCTTCTCATGGGTCGTCTATGAATCGCGGCAGAGCCGCGATGCGGTAATGGCCAAGGTGATGGCCGACCCACGCATGGACTCCGACTGGTCGGCGATGCCGTTCGACGCCAAGCGCATGATCTTCGGCGGCTTTCAGCCGTTCATGGAGCTTTGA